In Brevundimonas subvibrioides, a genomic segment contains:
- a CDS encoding DEAD/DEAH box helicase, with product MATTSTIPSVSLRTGQTGASTKPNEMGMRAMQERAYDRRGEQYLLIKSPPASGKSRALMFIALDKLHNQGVAKAIIVVPERSIGGSFADEALSKFGFWSDWTVKPQWNLCNAPGVDEPRVAKSKVKAVGEFLASGDTALVCTHATFRFAVDELGVEAFDNCLIAVDEFHHVSANPDNRLGAQLAQFIARDKAHIVAMTGSYFRGDAEAVLSPGDEARFVTVTYTYHEQLNGYEHLKTLDIGYFFYAGSYLDSIMKVLDPALKTIVHIPNVNARESTSDKIKEANEIMSALGDWQGEDPATGFHLIRQPDGRVLKVADLVDDDGPRRDKVIGALKDPAHRNDRDHVDIIIALGMAKEGFDWIWCEHALTVGYRSSLTEIIQIIGRATRDAPGKASARFTNLIAEPDASQELVVDALNDTLKAIAASLLMEQVLAPRFDFTPKDLGPKPGFDYGPAGYQEGGSLANVGFNEKTGQFHMEIKGLVTPSSPEAKRICQEDLNEIITAFVQDKTVVERGIFDAETAPQELTVQRMGKIVRDRFPELTDEDQEAVRQHAVAALNMTQKAKAVAAGVDDAELKGSTAFVDGVRRFALSVRELDIDLIDGINPFEAAYSVLAKSMNEQMLKQVEAAIAGKRAGIPIEEARDLAKRARKFRDERGRLPDIKSQDAWERRMAEGVEVLRRHVALNPNG from the coding sequence ATGGCCACGACCTCGACCATCCCCTCCGTCTCCCTGCGCACCGGCCAGACCGGGGCCTCAACCAAGCCCAATGAGATGGGTATGCGCGCCATGCAGGAGCGCGCCTATGACCGGCGAGGCGAACAGTATCTGCTGATCAAGTCGCCGCCCGCGTCTGGCAAGTCACGGGCGTTGATGTTCATCGCCCTGGACAAGCTGCACAATCAGGGGGTCGCCAAGGCGATCATCGTGGTGCCCGAACGCTCGATCGGCGGCAGCTTTGCCGACGAGGCCCTGTCGAAATTCGGCTTCTGGTCCGACTGGACGGTCAAGCCACAATGGAACCTTTGCAACGCGCCCGGCGTCGACGAGCCGCGCGTGGCGAAGTCCAAGGTCAAGGCCGTGGGCGAGTTCCTGGCCAGCGGCGACACCGCGCTGGTCTGCACCCACGCGACATTCCGTTTCGCGGTCGACGAGCTGGGCGTCGAGGCCTTCGACAACTGCCTGATCGCGGTCGACGAGTTCCACCATGTCAGCGCCAATCCAGACAACCGGCTGGGCGCGCAGCTCGCCCAGTTCATCGCCCGCGACAAGGCGCACATCGTGGCCATGACCGGGTCCTATTTCCGGGGCGACGCCGAGGCCGTTCTTAGCCCCGGCGATGAGGCGCGGTTCGTCACCGTGACCTATACCTACCACGAGCAGCTCAACGGCTATGAGCACCTGAAGACGCTGGACATCGGCTATTTCTTCTACGCCGGCAGCTATCTCGACAGCATCATGAAGGTGCTCGATCCGGCCCTGAAAACCATCGTCCACATCCCCAACGTCAACGCCCGCGAAAGCACCTCCGACAAGATCAAGGAGGCGAACGAGATCATGAGCGCCCTGGGCGACTGGCAGGGCGAGGACCCGGCAACGGGATTCCATCTGATCCGTCAGCCTGACGGGCGGGTGCTGAAGGTCGCGGACCTGGTCGATGACGACGGCCCCCGCCGGGACAAGGTGATCGGGGCGCTGAAGGACCCGGCGCATCGCAATGATCGAGACCATGTCGACATCATCATCGCCCTGGGCATGGCCAAGGAGGGCTTTGACTGGATCTGGTGCGAACACGCCCTGACGGTCGGCTATCGCTCCAGCCTGACGGAAATCATCCAGATCATCGGCCGCGCCACCCGTGACGCACCGGGCAAGGCCTCGGCCCGATTCACCAACCTGATCGCCGAGCCGGACGCCAGCCAGGAGCTGGTCGTCGACGCTCTGAACGACACCCTGAAGGCCATCGCGGCCAGCTTGTTGATGGAACAGGTGCTGGCCCCGCGTTTCGACTTCACGCCCAAGGACCTCGGACCCAAGCCGGGATTCGACTACGGCCCGGCCGGCTATCAGGAGGGCGGCAGCCTCGCCAACGTCGGCTTCAACGAGAAGACCGGCCAGTTCCACATGGAGATCAAGGGTCTGGTCACGCCTTCCAGCCCCGAGGCGAAGCGCATCTGTCAGGAAGACCTGAACGAGATCATCACCGCCTTCGTGCAGGACAAGACGGTGGTCGAGCGCGGCATCTTCGACGCCGAGACCGCCCCGCAGGAATTGACGGTCCAGCGGATGGGAAAGATCGTGCGCGATCGCTTCCCCGAGCTGACCGACGAGGATCAGGAAGCCGTCCGCCAGCACGCCGTCGCCGCGCTGAACATGACGCAGAAGGCCAAGGCCGTGGCAGCGGGGGTTGATGATGCCGAACTGAAGGGCAGCACGGCGTTTGTCGACGGGGTGCGCAGGTTCGCCCTGAGCGTTCGCGAACTGGACATCGATCTGATCGACGGAATCAACCCCTTCGAGGCGGCCTATTCGGTGCTGGCCAAGTCGATGAACGAACAGATGCTTAAACAGGTCGAGGCGGCCATCGCCGGCAAGCGGGCGGGGATTCCAATCGAGGAGGCCCGCGACCTGGCCAAACGCGCGCGCAAGTTCCGGGACGAGCGCGGCCGGCTGCCCGACATCAAGTCGCAGGATGCCTGGGAGCGGCGCATGGCCGAGGGCGTGGAAGTCCTGCGGCGGCATGTGGCGTTGAACCCGAATGGCTGA
- a CDS encoding GIY-YIG nuclease family protein — MAELSDLELLSDLGVEIETKKAATRTPREERVIAGFEDIMKFVDEHGHAPRHGEDRDIFERIYAVRLDRIRAQADCRVLIEPLDKHGLLTGSDGVAEEPAEFEDDADLLADLGVAPGGDEDISVLRHVRSRDEVKAAEEVANRKVCADFETFKPLFVAVKRDLETGGREARRFGEDAGIKSGEFFILGGQMVYVAEVLDSFVTEYGRPDSRLRVIYDNGTESDLLLRSLQRGLYKDETGRRITDPIAGPLFGHESQDDDLESGTIYVLRSKSDHPDVAANRDLIHKIGVTGGTVEARIAQATTDPTYLLAEVEIIATYKLFNINRTRLENLLHRVFAPARLDLTIPDRFGEPVRPREWYIAPLQAIDAAVQKVRDGSITDFRYDPGCAALVRIETPS, encoded by the coding sequence ATGGCTGAGCTGAGCGACCTTGAGCTGCTGTCGGACCTCGGCGTCGAGATCGAGACGAAGAAGGCCGCCACCCGCACGCCGCGCGAGGAGCGGGTCATCGCCGGGTTCGAGGACATCATGAAGTTCGTCGACGAGCACGGCCACGCGCCGCGCCACGGCGAGGACCGCGACATCTTCGAGCGGATTTATGCGGTGCGGCTGGATCGCATCCGCGCCCAAGCTGACTGCCGGGTGCTGATCGAGCCGCTGGACAAGCATGGTCTGCTGACCGGCAGCGACGGTGTCGCCGAAGAGCCGGCCGAGTTTGAAGACGACGCCGACCTGCTGGCCGATCTGGGCGTTGCCCCGGGTGGGGACGAAGACATTTCGGTCCTGAGGCACGTCCGGTCCCGCGACGAGGTCAAGGCGGCCGAGGAAGTCGCCAACCGCAAGGTCTGCGCCGACTTCGAGACCTTCAAGCCCCTGTTCGTCGCCGTGAAACGTGACCTCGAAACCGGCGGCCGTGAAGCTCGTCGTTTCGGCGAGGACGCGGGAATCAAGTCGGGCGAGTTTTTCATCCTCGGTGGCCAGATGGTCTATGTGGCCGAGGTGCTCGACTCCTTCGTGACCGAGTACGGCCGGCCCGATAGCCGGCTTCGTGTCATCTATGACAACGGCACGGAAAGCGACCTGCTGCTGCGGTCACTGCAGCGGGGGCTCTACAAGGACGAAACCGGCCGGCGGATCACCGACCCGATCGCCGGTCCCCTGTTCGGCCATGAAAGCCAAGACGACGATCTGGAGAGCGGGACGATTTACGTCCTGCGCAGCAAATCCGATCACCCGGACGTCGCCGCCAACCGCGACCTGATCCACAAGATCGGCGTGACGGGCGGGACGGTCGAGGCCCGGATCGCTCAGGCGACCACCGACCCGACCTATCTCCTGGCCGAGGTCGAGATCATCGCGACCTACAAGCTATTCAACATCAACCGGACCCGGCTGGAGAATCTGCTGCACCGCGTGTTCGCCCCCGCGCGCCTGGACCTGACGATCCCCGACCGATTCGGTGAGCCGGTTCGCCCGAGAGAGTGGTACATCGCTCCGCTGCAAGCCATCGACGCGGCCGTCCAAAAGGTCCGAGACGGCTCGATCACGGACTTCAGATACGACCCCGGCTGTGCCGCTTTGGTGAGAATTGAAACGCCGAGCTAA